One Sesamum indicum cultivar Zhongzhi No. 13 linkage group LG14, S_indicum_v1.0, whole genome shotgun sequence genomic window, GGTTCCGGATTTGGTGATGAATTTCTAACATTTCCTTTACTCCAACATTTACTTCATGAGACCAATCATATTGATGCAAGCCCTTGATTTCGATAACTGCAGAATCAATTTTGTTGACTGCAAACCATGCATGCATCGAAGTGTACGACTTCTTGTCAGTGACTACATGGAATACCAATTTTTCGGGATTGATTGAGGTCTTGATGGCAGAGGAGATAACAACAGAGGCAGCAAGGACATTGTCAGTTAAAAGAACAACATGATGAAAAGATGGGTCGGTAAGACGGTAAACATATTGAGGTAGAGGTATGCGGGAACGCGCCACAGCATTTACAGCATACTCTTCAGCCAACTTAAGAGAAAGACAATGTAGGCTCTTGGGTACACCATGAGCAGCTAAATGCCAGTAAACAGACTCATGCCCTTTAGCTGTTTTCACAATGTGTTCCATATTCTGGATCTGCATATTGAGTAAAGAAGTTTTGCATGAGTCGATTTGATCAGACATGTCATAATCGTCCTGCCACAATCACATAACAGAAGGAATCCTGCAAGCAAAGAAATAATAGATTTCGAGTGCCTATCTGAGGACACAACAAACAAATGAGATAATTATTCTCGGAACCAGAAGTTCATGAGAGCCCCCAAGGTTATGATGAGGTTAAAACTAACCATTAGGTTCGTGAAACCCATTGGAGCATGGTTATGTAAGGTTCAAAATACATCTAACCATTAGGTTTGTGAAACCCATTGGAGCAGCTGATGTTGCTGCGTGATAGGTTTAATTCATACGTGATCTCGATATTATGTCCGGCAGGCAAATTATGTCTCCTGGATCCTAcaacatatgaaaatatatatatttttcaaatgtcTCTCATTACCTTAGTTTTCTCCCAAGTCCTACAGATCCTTGAATATTATATACCAAACTTTCCAAGTTAGATCCTTGAATAATCCTATGGAGTTTTTGATGTCCATGTACCAGAAGCTGGACACAAGAATCTAACCTCTTTGTCCTACAGTGTTTCCTGCCCTTGTATCCATTTACAAGAGCTCCTTCCTAATACCATCTAccatttattgaattaaaaaagtgGGGATTGCTACCCGTGAGATCCCACACATACAGCACTAAATGCTTAATTAGCATGAATAGAAATTCCTAAAGCGTTTTAGCTGAATAAAATCCATTGTGTCTCTTTCATCAGTACAAAACAATATTCTGCCAGTGCCATGTTGGTAAAAATTTGAAGAGCGCAAAATGTGAATTTGTAAGGTTGGCTATGTTGAGAATAGCATACCACAGAAAGTCActacaaaaaagaatattaatgacaaagaattaagtaatgatataaaaatatcactcTTATATGTATCAAGtaacaacaaattttattttgtcaccaTAATgatttaatagtaataatatttgggaAAAAGTATCACTAGCAATAActagtgataaaaaaattatgcataaaattgttattataaacaattatCAACACATAAACAATGATAATGGAgaactaacaaatataattatcatcaTGTTTGTATTGGCACTAAGCTATCACTATAAACGTGTCATTGATAGTGTATAATGGTAATCTTTTACACAACACTTATCACTAATAATATAGATCTTTAAAGCAGtaagtaaagaaaaatatgggCAAAAAGCCATCGGAAACAACTTCAAGCTTCATTCTTAGCCGGGAAGACGATGCCAAAGTTTTCATGCACAAATTATGAAGGCTAAACTCTTCCAGACTGAGAGCCGTTAAACCACAACTTATGCTGCCAACCCACAATAAATGAAACTGGTGTTACTAATTAAGCATAATTTTCCATTGAACAAACACATTCCATAACCACCTTTCTCGCGTTACATGttctcaataaattttatgcgCCAGAACGAATAAGGAAATGATATTGCTAGAATTGTTTTCCACCTCCTTTCACACGTCttttttgctttcattttccttcccatatttttctattaggCAATATCAATTTCAGTTTTCTAAAACTCCATAGAGTTTGGAAGAGTTTCCTAACAAGTTACATTGAAAAACACTCACATAAACTTGGTGTTTCAccaaatagtaaaaattgGTAAAAATTGTAAGCAACCCTAGTAATATTGCAACTATGTAGATTaccctcttataaaaaaaatagcaatctAATcacctatactttttaaaatgcagcaatttactccatatgtttttaaaaatagagaggtaaattattcattttcaaaaaacacataagtataaattgttattttattttcatataaaaaataatttactagtatcatattcaataaatttcacTGCATCCAGTGAAAACTATAACTCGTCTCTACTGCAAGTCCCACTAATAATGTGGTTTAGAACACGAGTCCAAGAAAGAATTTCCAGAATAGGATAAGCAGCTACAGCCTACAAATAAGGAGCGAATTCTTATAGGATCTATTCAAGATTCAAGAAAAGTAGTGTGAACCCAGAACTCATCTATAATTATCTGACAGCGACTGCTAGGAATAATGGAAGCAGACATTAGCAAATGCAAACAAGAAAGGGTATAGGTCTAGGACGAGAGGGGAGTAATAAATGGCAGTGAAAGTTACCAAACTTACCATGGTTTTGGCCTTGATAGCGAAGGCTTTAATGCCTTGTTTGTTAGAATTCGTCGTGTCACTCACAAGATCCTTGAATGAAATTGGTCCTCCAGTTGAACCCTCTGATGTTTGAATTCCAACTTCACCCCTATCCTCATTGCTACCAGTGGCTACCTCCAGCAACGCCCTTGTCAGCTCTTCTCTGAGCTTTTTTAGCAGTATGTAGGGTAAAACAATTATCAGCACAGTGGTAAAGACAAAACTGCAATAATATCATTGGATTTATGAAAGCCATTTGTATGTAAAGCTCAcaatatatagaaaaacaaaataattttttgattattcATGTATATTAATATCTGTACTAACAAAGGAAAAACTCCATTTTTATTCACAAACATCGATTACTTACACtgtcaaatcaattttttaaattacaaaataattttttatgtatttttcaaccatcccaactcaattttttgttctatctatGTATTGATACTATCTActtatactattatatatataaataagaaaaaaaaatttcactcaCAAACAACACGATACCAAATTTTTGGTATCACAAGTATTCCtaagttaattttcttttatttagttatttatttatttcttttataatgtgatatattggtttatatattttattcataggtataatatattttaaaggggaaaaaattatttattatatgcacatgACGGttggttatatataatacaaatacaatacaaatttttactaacaaaGGCTTACAATCGagtaaaatgatatatattcaGATAAATTTCGCAGAGGGTATcattctaattctttttggtTAGAAGCAATAATTTCATGCGCtcgtaataaattatagaaattttataaGAGTTAATGAAACCCAAGTTGTTAtatcaagaaaagataaatattttactacaattttaattaatgtaaataaatttgtcaattatcaaatatagcaatttaagaGAACCTAATGGATTTCATTTTCTACTGACATTtatgtaaagaaaataatgggatCAAGTCATGTAAAGTACATGCATGCCATTGagcaaatacaataatttaagaacAAGTGGTCCTAGTAAAATTAGAGGGCAGTTCAACTAGTGAAAGCTGAATACCGACAGCCCACCAAAGGCACTTATCCACACGTCCACACAGGCTCTATTTATATCAAGTGTGCTGGCTCCAGGATGAATTTTGTACCCAGAAATAATTCTTAGTCAATCATAAATTGTGATGCTCCTAAGGAGTTTTTCTCAATCAGATCAGATAGCTTCAACCAGTATAAGTGGGTACCAGAAATTTATTCTTGGTAATGATGACAAGAAGTTAAAATCATTATCTTTgtattcaatttgaattttctcaacagaaaaaaactatttccgtgaattttaagaaatgaataaaatttaattattaaataaaaataaattttaaaagtattaaatataattttttaaattataacaaatttaagtataattatactaacctttaagaaagaaaaatgtaattatggCAATCGAAAATGACACTCACCTGGGCTGAGTCGCTCCCGCCCAAGAACCTCCACGTCAGGCACCCTGCATCTCGTGTAAGCATACTCTTTTACACTTTTACCCATAAACTATTCAGATATTACAGCACCACACCAAAATAGGaagtaaaaaaacaaaataaaattaccaaTAGAGGAAGAGCAAAGAGCGCCGTATTCCAAGACAAGAAATGCAGTTCTAACGAAAATAAAGGGCAAAACGAACCCAAGCAGCAGCACTGCCGGCAACATCGCCGTCCGGTTAGTCAACCGCCGCCCAACAGAATGCTTCCCCTTCATTTTCGGCAAAAAAAGTCCCCCTCCGCCGCCCGCGGCGGGGATCGCGGCACTGCTTACGGCCAGTACTCTCTTAATACCAGTCGTCGATATATACAACTTCATATTCGGAGCTCCGGCATCCGCTTCTTCTTAGAAAATACGTCATCGCATAATCAAACTCAGCTCCAGATCCGCTTGCTTGATAATTACCCCCCCTGAACACCTTAACGCAGATCAATATCGCAGAAAAATGTAACTCGATTTGCAGAAAGCATTGGATTAGTAGGAAAATTAACTCAGAGAATAAATTACCTGAGCTATAGTTCAGTAGTTTCCTCTTTCACCATcgaactctctctctctctccctctatATATTCAAGAGTTTGCTGTAATGCTACAGATGCTGCGATTTGTCAAAAGGAGAATAAGATCACGCACTATTCAACGTCACTTCAGAAGCATAAACTGACGCCCTCAATGTCATatattttagagagagaaggtGAGGAGAGGAGAGTGGGGGATCCAAAAGCCAAAACGAATGCCGCGTTAAATGCCACGGGACTTGTATAGATTGCTTAGCTCCTCCCCCGGCTTAATTGGCATCAACCTGTCGCTTATTTCCTATAGTTATATACATATGGCATCAACCTGTCGCTGATGGTTACTCTAATCCCTCACACTTAATGAATAGTATAGATGAACAAatcacttttaattaaatagttaaggatttcaatttttttattaaatgaaaactgTGTTAGTGAGTAATTTAGAACTActtatataaatgatttataattCTGGCAGCGCATctgaatttgtattgtaattaattagaatcagAAATCATCCGAATActgtttaaataataaaagaaataaagaacattacatttttcttccatgagatttggtgtaTGGGTGAGCACAAATTTTTTATCGTGTTTAACAGtccaaacacaaaaaaattatcacaaataaaaaaaatatatataaagacccctcttgtgatattaaaatgttaaaaagaaaacttaaaataaaacacctcttgtaatatgaaaaaaatttaaaaaaatcacgTGATACCAAAGTTGGTGGTACACACGTGCTGACCGCAAATATGGGtctaaaagttatattttttttacaattttacccttatctctcctataatataatactatatataatttaataaatcttaaaataatagataaatattttattaataataaaatatattttatatgtatattatattaatatttttaatataataatttttaattatataattaaattaattaaatttttttttttaatttgcagCCGTCGCTGCTGCTGAGGAGGCATTGCCCTTCTCACCCGTAGCCAACGGTGGTCGCCCAACAGAGAGGGAGATGGCAGTAAGGGCGATCACTATCGCCCATCAGATCTAGGTGACAGACGCCCTCCGCTTCTGGGCGATGCTGTCACTCAAACGGGATGCAGCAGCAAATCCTTTGCCCCCTTTGTGGGGGCGGCAAGGGGGAGCAGGATAGGCGGGTAGGGTGGCGTGGCGGTGGGgtgattattatattttaaagataatatttttatttttataaattataataatacagaaaatataattatatctaacatgTCATCTAACTCATTTTAAAAGCCAAGTAGGACTAAAATcctccaaaaagaaaaaaattaaaaattgacatGTCATATCATTTTTGggtcaaaaattaaaattttgagccACCAAGTACTAAATTGTCATCAATTAAagttaatgaataaaaaatatatataattatcagattaaaattaatagtgaacataattaacagacaaaaaagtatttttttttccatatcaagattttaatttcatatatcataggtatattttaattaaaatttatataatattatatatatatatataaaattttctcatatgtatgaaggggtattttagtcattgcCCCTAAAATATAGGCCTAGGTTGACCAGGGGGCAATGTGAGTCATTGTTCATAATATAAGagtaatgttttatatttaattttatagggggcttttttatattttttcatgtcACAGGagaccaaaataaatataaccccaaacaaaaatatatattttgataggTAAACGTGGGTACAATCTCTAGCTAATCTTTTGATTCTTCTCTTGAAGGATGTATTTCGCAATTTCAAAGGTAAAATCTTCTTGTAAATCTTCCTTTGACTTGGTTTGAATTTCTATAACACAAAATGGGAAGCAAGAATTGTCTATACTCAGTGAGATAATACTTGGTTACAAGGATAGCAAAATGTAGATATAGAGTAGGGATTTCACAAATAAAACTTCCTGATATTATAAGCGTTCCACGGTCGAGAAAGCCTTATAGAGATCCTCTGCTTGCTCTTTCTCATTAATTAAACATCCTCCAGGTTCATGTACTTTCCTGCATGTCTATGAAGTCAATGGTTAGTTTCTTAGCTAGAGACTCAAAAAGAGGGCCTCCACCGAGTCCATGGGTGAATGCACTAACCAGCACCTCCTCGTGAGTTTTTGGAACCTCAAGGATGGTTATGTTGAAGCGCTACACGTAGGCTCTTAGAGTCTCATTCTCTTCCTACTTGACGCAAAAAGTCTGATAGTCGATTTTTGGTACTTCTTGCTGCTAGCAAATTGGTGCTGGAATAGGGTGCTAAATTCTACAAAAGATTTAAGTGACCTAGCGGAAAGCTAGTCAAACCATTGTTGGGCAGAATTCGTTAGCGTAGTAGGGAAGACACGACGCATAATGCCATCAGTATACTTGTGCAACGAGGCTgcatttttgaacttttagaTATGTTCGACTGGATCAATGGTACCATCGTAAGCAGATAAGTATGAAGGTGATCGAGAATGAGCAGGGAGTTCCCTCGCCATGATGTGTTCACTGAAATGGACTTCTCGCTCAACAGGcaagattttttttgtcactttCTGGTTGCCAGATGCCAGGGGGCTCATTTGCCATCAATCTAAAATGTGTTGGCAAGTTATATGACATGTCAGTCCAGCTATATGATGATGTGtctaactaaaatattattgtttattcAGCCTATCAATCTAATAAAGTAACAGATAAGTCTATAAACCTTGCCCCGCTGACTAATAAACTAATCGTTAGAGCACAGGCATGTGAACTTGGTCATCATCTTACATCGGAAAATGTGAAAGAAGTGCCATCATTGTGATGCTTTGCAGTGTCTTCGTGAGAAGATGATGTAAGCATCAAGACAAAATGGATAAAAGGGCAAACAATAATGCCCAAGTATGATTGAGAATTTGAGTGAAGGGATGAATATATCCCCATACCCATGTTTGCCAAATTCTCAATTACCAAAATGCTCTCACCATATAATCTTTTTAGTTAagacaattcaaaaaaaatctaataaaagtATGTCgtggatttgaatttttgcaaCAAAGCGTTTGGTCAggtcataaatatattttctgacTTATATGTATTGATTCTTACACGCgggttaatattatttttggtcttttaattatttaaatttgatcccTCGTATTtaaatcttattaaatttagtcCCTGATATTcagaatttcataaattttagttCTCATTGTTAAACATCTGTTAAGACTACCGAAATTgtcaaaacaaaacacaaaatgtataaattgcTCATGAGAGTTCGAAC contains:
- the LOC105176843 gene encoding probable galacturonosyltransferase 15 isoform X2, yielding MKLYISTTGIKRVLAVSSAAIPAAGGGGGLFLPKMKGKHSVGRRLTNRTAMLPAVLLLGFVLPFIFVRTAFLVLEYGALCSSSIGCLTWRFLGGSDSAQLREELTRALLEVATGSNEDRGEVGIQTSEGSTGGPISFKDLVSDTTNSNKQGIKAFAIKAKTMIQNMEHIVKTAKGHESVYWHLAAHGVPKSLHCLSLKLAEEYAVNAVARSRIPLPQYVYRLTDPSFHHVVLLTDNVLAASVVISSAIKTSINPEKLVFHVVTDKKSYTSMHAWFAVNKIDSAVIEIKGLHQYDWSHEVNVGVKEMLEIHHQIRNHEYKKLKEEDLEYMEENYHKLNVLNPSCISLLNHLRVYLPELFPDLNRVVFLDDDVVVQRDLSFLWDMDLYQKVVGAVADSWCGRDCCPGRKYKDYFDFTHTIISSNLDQDRCGWLYGMNVFDLRRWRKTNITAVYHDWLKLVKP
- the LOC105176843 gene encoding probable galacturonosyltransferase 15 isoform X1 encodes the protein MKLYISTTGIKRVLAVSSAAIPAAGGGGGLFLPKMKGKHSVGRRLTNRTAMLPAVLLLGFVLPFIFVRTAFLVLEYGALCSSSIGCLTWRFLGGSDSAQLREELTRALLEVATGSNEDRGEVGIQTSEGSTGGPISFKDLVSDTTNSNKQGIKAFAIKAKTMIQNMEHIVKTAKGHESVYWHLAAHGVPKSLHCLSLKLAEEYAVNAVARSRIPLPQYVYRLTDPSFHHVVLLTDNVLAASVVISSAIKTSINPEKLVFHVVTDKKSYTSMHAWFAVNKIDSAVIEIKGLHQYDWSHEVNVGVKEMLEIHHQIRNHEYKKLKEEDLEYMEENYHKLNVLNPSCISLLNHLRVYLPELFPDLNRVVFLDDDVVVQRDLSFLWDMDLYQKVVGAVADSWCGRDCCPGRKYKDYFDFTHTIISSNLDQDRCGWLYGMNVFDLRRWRKTNITAVYHDWLKLSLDSGFALWHPGALPPALVAFEGHVHHIDPSWHVAGMGHQYPEVDRHKLEAAAVIHFSGPAKPWLEIGSPEVKGLWYRHVNASNEYVTRCGITA